Below is a window of Arabidopsis thaliana chromosome 2, partial sequence DNA.
AAACTTCGCCAACAAAGATGAAATTGATCCACCAGGAACAATTCATTGATCCACCAGGAACAAACTGCATCATAATATTCAACGAATCACTCTCTCTTACAGTACCCAAGTAtctctgcaaaaacaaagataataagAAGAATGCATGTGGAACAGACattaaacatatgaaaaatagCTGAATGGATTCGCCAACTCACAACAATGTTCGGATGTGAAAGATTCTTAAGAAGTTGTACTTCTTCCTCGCGAGCCACCAGAACTTTTGTTTCAACTTTAGCTAGGCAAATGAATAGAAACTCTTAAGTAAGCAGCATTTTAGATGAAAGTGAGGCACCAATGATGGCTCGCTAAATCTTATACTCAGTTCAATTTCTCATTATTGTCCAAAAAAGGCTTAAATAAGCTTCGGGCCTTACCTCCTTTGTGTCCAAATTTGTGCCGTTCTTCATCCTCGTCAATGTAGcctttaaaaagttttaagtgTTCAAACTCACAAGCAAAAGGCCAACTCTTCTTTCTACCTGAAAATCCAACTATCAAGATGAGATCGCACATAGTTTCAATAAGAGCAGAATAATTTTGGTGTGCAGCTTAAATATGTTCCCTAAGTTCACTAGGCCAAATGGGTGACAATAAAGTTTCACAAACAACAACTCATACGAGAAGCTCATCtgtacaagaaaacagaaacatgaATGGGATAATGGCAGTCatggttttaaaaacataaaacttgcAATCATATATTGTAATAACCTCATGGATAGAACTGGAAGGGTGAGACATTTTTGACGACTTTGGGGGTCTAAAATGCTGAACAACCGATGTTTTTAATCCACTACATACTTGAAGGTAGGAGAAGAGTTGAAGATGACATTGGAGCAGAAGCACTATATGGGGTTCAGATGTAACATTTCCATGTCCAAGTGCGTTTCTGCAGAGAGCTTCAAGTCATCAAAAATCACCAACCACCACTAAATGTGAACTTTATAGTTATCTAAAATTATCACTACCATCAGATATCATCTAGAATCAATcgtaactaaaaaaaaaaaacaactttcaaAAACTAGATAATAACATATAGGAGCTAGCAACATGTATActatttcactttttttagAGTTTCTAAGCCAATCAGAAGGCTCTATTTCACACCCACTCGCACAAAGTGAGCGTTGAGCGCGTGAGAGCAATTCTGTGGGTGTACCCCTTTCCAAAACACGCCTTTTTCAATCGACGCATTTGTCTCCAAAATCCTCGTCGcgtgaatattttgtttgttacttcTTCTCTATGTAAACCGAACCGCAAATCAATTCTAATTTATTTCAATACCATTTAAACCTAACCGAAATCAATTGAAATTAGTAATGACTAACCGCTTGTCCTCATCGGAAGAGTGATCTAAAGCTAGATTTTTCGAGAGAGAATCTAAGGAAATTCCGACAACAGAAGAAGGGAGTATACCGGAGAGCTCGCCAATCACCGCCGGAGCGATGGAGTAAAATTGGTAcgattttgaaaaagagaagCGTGGTGGAAGAATTTCGGATTAGGATTTTGATAGTGTGTAAACGACGGTGGTCGATCCATGAGCTCCGACGACGGCGAACTTTACTGGCAACGTTGTTTAGCATAGTTTAATTGGATATAGTGCCCATTTAGTCAGGcccattaatatttattcggcccattgttttcctttttcaaatAGAATCGTCTGTGTGGgcttgttttcatattttcgaCAAATAAGAGGCGGGGAGAAATTTTCCcaattgaaaacaatttattcTTGTTCCTCTCTTGAAGAAAgtctttagggtttaggattttaTTCCACAAACTTAATATATGGTGTTTTGGCtggaaaactaaaaaaaatcaacggTTGGGATCTCTGCTTTCTTTTCGCCAAAAATTTACTGCAGCACCTTCTCCATAAACAACTTTGGATGTTTGCTCTTAATATAGACCAAGCCAGACTATGAAAgtttatatttaaagaaatgtCCCATTCtcgaaatttttattttgagtttattttcAGTTTAGTTTTATATCAAACCGAGATATTGATACTTGCATGCAAATTAGTACTCCAAGTTCTGAACCCTTTATGAACTGCTAGTGCTTGGCTGCTATTCTTGCTTTATTTGGTTTACCAAATgcatacattatttttttggctttgttaGGTTTAACATATACATCACTTgacatttgatttttgatttttttttggctttgttaggtttagattttttttaatatactaaggtttagaatttttttataacaccCATATTTGCTATTATAATAAACATTTTGCCGAGATCTTATTCTAACTATAGAGCGGTAGAAAATTTCACTTATTGACTTCCTAATTGGATATTTCTATTTccttaaattttaaatctcttacatatatattcacaaTTGATTTCctgcaaaattttaattatactaGTTgcaactaaattaaaaatgttgtCGAGATCTTTTATTCTAACTACAGAACCGTAGAGAATCTTCTGACTTTGTTATTACGTCCCATTTTCATTTCCATGTGTCTATGTACTCTCCATCTTCCCAAAGATAACACaataaagtaaaaagaaataaaacttaaaatccaAGCTTTTCACTTGTCACccttatttagtttttttttggaccattttcttttcttgctcTGATGAAAAGCTGTTGTCTTCTGGAAGAACCTCACAAGtctattaatatatgtatattccCAATATCCCTTTATTCGTTCTGCGGAAAGCAAAAGATTGAGAGCGACAGAGAGAGataacgagagagagagagatggagaagatgagagGACATGTATTAGCAGTGCCATTTCCAAGCCAAGGACACATCACCCCGATTCGCCAATTCTGCAAACGACTTCACTCCAAAGGTTTCAAAACCACTCACACTCTCACCACTTTTATCTTCAACACAATCCACCTCGACCCATCTAGTCCTATCTCCATAGCCACAATCTCCGATGGCTATGACCAGGGAGGGTTCTCATCAGCCGGTTCTGTCCCGGAGTACCTacaaaacttcaaaacctTCGGCTCCAAAACCGTCGCTGATATCATCCGCAAACACCAGAGTACTGATAACCCTATTACTTGTATCGTCTATGATTCTTTCATGCCTTGGGCGCTTGACCTTGCAATGGATTTTGGTCTAGCTGCGGCTCCTTTCTTCACGCAGTCTTGCGCCGTTAACTATATCAATTATCTTTCTTACATAAACAATGGTAGCTTGACACTTCCCATCAAGGATTTGCCTCTTCTTGAGCTCCAAGATTTGCCTACTTTCGTCACTCCTACTGGTTCACACCTTGCTTACTTTGAGATGGTGCTTCAACAGTTCACCAACTTCGACAAAGCTGATTTCGTACTCGTTAATTCCTTCCATGACCTCGACCTTCATGTTAGTTCATTTCCTAACTACTCTGTTTTTGCCCTAGTTACTCTGTTCTTTTTGACCTAGCTACCCTGTTTTTCCCTTAGCTACTCTGTTTTATCACCTAATGACTATTTTTCTGTTCTCTGATTTCCGTCTACAGGAAGAGGAGTTGTTGTCGAAAGTATGTCCTGTGTTGACAATTGGTCCAACTGTTCCATCAATGTACTTAGACCAACAGATCAAATCAGACAACGACTATGATCTGAACCTCTTTGACTTAAAAGAAGCTGCCTTATGCACTGACTGGCTAGACAAGAGGCCAGAAGGATCGGTAGTATATATAGCTTTTGGGAGCATGGCTAAACTGAGTAGTGAGCAGATGGAAGAGATTGCTTCGGCGATAAGCAACTTCAGCTACCTCTGGGTTGTCAGAGCTTCAGAGGAGTCAAAGCTCCCACCAGGGTTTCTTGAAACAGTGGATAAAGACAAGAGCTTGGTCTTGAAGTGGAGTCCTCAGCTTCAAGTTCTGTCAAACAAAGCCATCGGTTGTTTCATGACTCACTGTGGCTGGAACTCAACCATGGAGGGTTTGAGTTTAGGGGTTCCCATGGTGGCTATGCCTCAATGGACTGATCAACCAATGAATGCAAAGTATATACAAGATGTATGGAAGGTTGGGGTTCGTGtgaaagcagagaaagaaagtGGCATTTGCAAAAGAGAGGAGATTGAGTTTAGCATCAAGGAAGTGATGGAAGGAGAGAAGAGCAAAGAGATGAAAGAGAATGCGGGAAAATGGAGAGACTTGGCTGTGAAGTCACTCAGTGAAGGAGGTTCTACAGATATCAACATTAACGAATTTgtatcaaaaattcaaatcaaataagtTAAGCACATGATAAAGTAGCAAAGATTTTATATCTCTTGATGGatatttcaataaaaccttTCAAAATGATTCTTCATCTGTTGTTTGTTCATCCTCTAATTGCAACGAGCCGGAGTTCTTGTGTTTGTTATACAGTAACGCGTTTATAAACTATACAAACTTATGCATACAGCCCCATAAAGATGTGgaatgacaaaaagaagaaattatcttctgttttttgttctacacaaaaaatatacataGCAAGTGAGTTTGTCCATGTTCATATGACTGAGAAACACTGAATCGGATTTTGTCCACAAATCTCACGCTCTTCTTGTTTCtccctccttcttcttccccttttATTTCCTgtgaaagaaaacattaaaacacacacaatcTTTCCTCTCTGCTTTAACTATAGATTATATGAGAAGATGAAATCTTACCAAGGGAACTTGAATGTGTCTTTCCACCATCCTTGTTTAGAGCAATTTGCTACTATTTTGTCAAGTCGAATAATAATTTCAGAGAATGTCGGTCTAATACCCGCTTCTGGATGCCAACATTTCTCGATCAACCTGCAGAGTAAGCGATATAACAGGTTAAGAATCCGACACTCCAAGTTCTTGCATAGGCAATAGATAATTCTTGGTTCCAAATAGTTTTAGAGCTTACTCTTTTATATCTGGAGGGTAACTTCTTGACTTAGTTTTGAATACAGGTCTCTTTCCTTCTAAGCACATCATTCTCGCAACTTCTTCAGGAGGTCTCGGATGGAAAACTGGTACTCCCTCTGTTATCTGACCAGAAACGCACACTAACAAGATTAGAGAAAcacaagaataaaaaaacagagcaagacGAGGAAATGTACCTCGTATAAAATGACACCAAAGGAGTGTGCATCAACCCTTAGGTCGAATATTTCGTCTTTATAAACCTCTGGTGCAATGTAGTAATCTGCAATCAAGAATGCATTTTTTTCAATGATCATAGATCTTACCAAGAGATTCAGTTTTCATGCATGTGAATGAAGCATTCTCCTTACTAGAGAGATCTATATGTGCTTTGTGGTTTGCTACTTTCGCCTTGTCTTGTGAAATTTTCGACAATCTTATCATACCAAATCCTGAGATCTTTAATTGCCCTCCTCTATCCAGCAAAATATTTCTGACACCTTACgaaaaatttcgaaaaattAAACGAAAAGAAACATCTCAATGAGTATGTACCAAAAGCTTTTAACGTATCTAATCGACATATGCCTTTAATTCTCTTACTTTGGCTTTAGATCACAGTGAATGATTGGATCTGGTTTACATTCATGGAGGTAGTTCATGCCTCTGACACGAGAAAAACCACGAAAACCATCCGGTGAGGTACTCACAGTTACAGTAACCTTAGCAGCAATACATGAGAATCTAACATACCTGGCAATATCAAGAGCAAATCTAAGTGCCTTGGATGGAGAAAGACGTCCTTTCTTTTGGAGATATACACTTAAATCTCCCTGCAACAGAGACGACATTGAGATGATTAGTGAATAAAGGTAAACTCAGAAGGGAGAAGACAAGTAAAGATGCTCACTTTCGGATTATACTCGACTACAATCATCATCGGTATATTCTGAGTGACAGCTCCAACAAACTGGATAACATTTGGATGCCGGACTTTTTCTAGCAACGTCAATTCATGTCTAAATGCGTTTCTGTTCAGATTAAAAGCCAGAAAGACAAAGCAGAATCAGTTTCTTCATGCCAAACCAAATCACACAGCttagcaaacaaaatttaggGGTGGATCACTCAAATGTAACACATAATAAAGGACACAAGTAGTAGATGCATACATGCGTTCCGGGTCTGAGTAACTATCTTTATCAAGTATTTTGACTGAAACCCGCGTGCCATTCCATTTAGCTACTTGATATGCTCCCtgaaaacaatcaaacaacatCCATTGATTTGAATAAATCAAACCTGCTCCAAGAACAATGATGTTCACAAATGTGTCTATCTAAGAGAGCAAAGAACATGCCTTTGAGATGCCATCAGATTTCCTGACTTGAACCTCAAGTGGATTAAGCTCATACTCAGGAACTTCTCGTGGATTCGACACAGTCATCGGAGTCTTCCTAGTTTTCTATAAGTGTGAAGATAAAAGCctttcacaaaacaaacacatgaaCAAAACACCAATCGAATccaaaatcaatgaaaatttCTTACCGGAACTTTAGCTCCTCGAGCCTTCAAGAGATTGTAAACATCTAAATTCCCATAGTACTTTGCATCAGCAGCCGCCTAATTCACCAGACAACATAAAAATGTCAACTTTATCCCTAAATGTCAACTTCTCGAATCTAGAGggttaagagaagaagacagacCGTACTTCCCCATCGATCACGAGCATCAATGTTAGCTCTCCGGCTAAGAAGAGCCTTAACGACACCAAGATGTCCCTCACAAGCGGCGATGTGAAGCGCCGTCCGGCCATCAAGATCGATGCTATTAACATCAATTCCTTCGTCAAGAAGCTCCTCGATTCCTCTGACATCACCTTTGCTAGCCATAAAGAGAAGCTGCATCGTCGAATCGAGATTCTCCGGTACCGACATATGTGGCTCGTCATCACTCTTGGAAGAATCAGGACTCCTCCTGATCGGATCGAGAGAAGACTGACGACCGAAACTAAACCTCATGTTGGTCCTACGAGGGTCAAGAGATGACTGACGCGTGAACTGTCGGCTCAATGTTCGACGAATCGAACCAGTTGAGAATTGTCTTGAGATACCTCGTTTGAGCTGCGCGGTTATGTTCTCCATTGatgcaaaaaaaagttttgaaaaagtttcttcctttacGCAAATTCTCAAAAAACCTCACAACAAGAGATCAATGGATTAAGAATAAAACCCACATTGCCGTCTTTGGAGGGTTGGTCAATGGAGGTTgagtcagaagaagaagacgacaagTCACACAGCAAACAAACGATCGTATATAGTCCGTTTaaattttctatctttttgtaattaattgaGACTATTATCCATAAACgaaattaaccaaaaagtTCGTTAcacaaaatatctattttgGAGGTAAAGCCTTGATTGGATTATAATCCCATgtagattatatatagatgaaactaattaaaagataaaactttaaTATAATGGAATACAACCTGGAGAAAGTgggtttttgactttttttttagtgaagTGGAGAGGATGAtggtaaattttaaatattaaaaactaaaaaatatggTGCTACTCCACtaattttttatgtaataataGTATCAAATCTCATATGCTCCATAGGTTAATTATAGTATAGTATAAGAATAGTTAATGCCTTAATGGGTCGGCTATTAATCAACCATTAATGTATACTAATCATTTTCCAGttagtttatgttttactTTAATTCACACCCATATATTTCCATCACCTTCTATTTCATCCAATTATGTTACTTTTTCACAAGTTGTTTGGTCCATATCTCTCAAAATATCTATAGACACAATTACTACAGAAATCATCTATATGTAGTATGCGaaccaaaatttaatcatTACTTCATAGTTTGGATTACAAAGATTCTCaaagaaattatcaaaaacaaaacaagaaaaaagaaaaaaaaaagattctcaACGATCAAACAACAAGTAGCAAATAGGACAACGTCGTTCGCAGATATATCTACATGAACTCATCTTTTAGTCATGGAGCAATCGGGACGACGTCGTTCAGCGATCCATTTATAGTTAAGTTATAATGATCTCCCTCTTTAGACAAGGAGTGAATGGGACAACGTCGTTCGCTGATCCATTTGCATTATCGCAAGACGCCTGAGCCGGTCGATGAACAGAGACAAGATTCACATCGTCCATTACAATACCGGTACATGGTTTCTCCTTACTACAATCTAACAAAACCGCCACTTCCGTATTCGAAGTCCCGTGTATATCTTCATATCTCACATTTGATACTTTAACTCCTGATTCCTATAATAATAGAAATTAATATACAGATTAAATGAGTCAATATATCGAGTTATGGGTGTAAAGATAtggttaattaataaatattcttACCTGTTTAGGGCAAGGTTTATGAAGACAGTAGTGTTGGTCTATAATGATTGGGTTCTTGACCATCTTCATGTTAATATGTTGGAAAACAATGTTTCTAGCGAAACTGTTGCTATCTTTCCCCCATGTTTTGATCCTAACTCCGTTATTCGTTCCCATGAAATCCACGTTACTCACGGTCACATTATCTACTCcttgttcttcctctgctCGTCCAAGACTTCCAATACTGTTGGAGAGttcacacaaacaaaaaaaacaagagaacatTTTAGAAAGTGAAATATCAAGAAAGATGGGGAGCAAGAAATGTATGTGTGTGTTACCTGATGCCGTGGCCTGGACCGCATCGAATGGTTTGTATGAATACATTAGTGGATCCTGGACCGATGGAGATGCAATCATCACCGGTTCCGATTCTTGAGTTAGTGATATGGACGGAGTGAGATGATTCGACGTGAATCCCATCGGTATTAGGGCTATTCTCATCAGCAGAAACCTTAACGCCGTCAATGTTCACGTTATTGCTATTATCGATGACTATATGGAATTTCTGGCTGTTGATCGACGTTAAACCACTGATTTTGATGTTATTTGACCCACTAAACACCAAACTCTACAAataagattaacaaaaaaaaaaattaaaaacctcATGAGagttaaatttgttgtttcttgtggGTCAAGCATACCTTGGCACCGGTAGGACAATTATGGCCACCGTTGTTCTTGCATTTCCACAAACTAGTGCCTTGAGCGTCAAGTATTCCACCGTAGATTGAAACATCAGTAACATCCTCGAACCAGATCCAATGTTTTGAGCTTGCGATAATTCTAAAATCTTCCGGAGCAACGATTGAGCCTGCTATACGAATAGATATTGGCGCTTGCTTACACTCGTTGCCATGAAAAACAAGGTTCCCGACCAAGAACCGTCCTTTTGGTACGATTATAGTTGTAGGATTAGCGGATGCACAAGCAACGTCCCATGCGGCTAAGAAGGCTTTGGTTGAGTCTTTTGAGCCGTCTGGTTTAGCTCCGTAGGATAAGACGTTGAGTGTGCTTGGAATCGGATGGGCTAATGATGAGATTAAGGTAAAATCAAGAATGATGAGAGCCAAAGGAAGAATAAGGCATGAAGTGTTATAAAccattttttggatttttttcagAGAAGGTTAGTGTTTTAAGGATGAAGGATATTGTAGAAGAAGGTACATGAGATGGGAATTTATAGGATTTACGATAGTAACGTAATGATTAGTTTATATGGaactttcttgattttattaatatcTACCATTGTGTCAACTTGTGTACCTAGATAACCGGGTAATTTGTTATGTAATAAaatttggttggtttaatgAAATAATAGTAATTATTCGCAAGATAAGTTTCCTTAGATGACTGCATTAGTGTACGGTAATGTACGAAATTAGATTAGTCGTTTTCGACAGAGATAGTTATATGGATTGATTTAAttggaaaattttgattatggaTCGATTTGGTGGCTCTCGTTTTtggattaattaattatggaatgaagaaaacaagaagaagaagatttattaCCTCTTAGGATTGTGGTGTccttttatgtattttttttggtatcactATGATTTAATATTCACTAACTTAACTACTTTAgtgatttatataaaaaatcatagcGCATGCATGTTCAAGTTCTTTAACTTTGCCGATCGCTAGAACAGTATCCGTACTTTCGATTTTCTAACATTCACCTATACTCGTTTGGTAAGTTAACAAAGAATCATTAGTCATTCAAATTGCATATCAAGATAATAATAACTTATTGGTTTTTTTAAGTAAGTGTAATAAGAAATTATTCGAATGATTCGTCAACTTTTTCGGATAGATTCCAAAATAATGGTTGATAACGAGAATTGATTTACTTATAGCAAAAACAATCTAGAAATGTGAATACACATTCAAAACAACACATATAAGGACtaagtatattatattttaaaaaacaaaattgtgaaATACAGAAAACATGCGCATCAAACAAAGGATGTCCCTATCAATTTTCTTGTGGTGCTACGAGATTCGTATATCACTTGCGTTAAACTCACACTTCATTACGTAAGAttcagtttcttgatttctttataCAAGTAATATCCTGGTTTTTGTTTAGTCAGCAAAATCAATTTTGTGGACTactttaaatgaaaaaaaaaaaagagatatatacatcaaatttGTTCGACGTAAACTTTCATATGTattgataaaagtttttaattgttgttgatgcagTTATCAAACAAGTACAACGAATGGGATCTCtggagaagtaagaagaatcttcaagTTGTTCGAGCCGGAAGCTAAACGAGGTGGACGAGTTGAGGAGGACGATCTCGGAACGGGGAGGAGTGGGAGTGGCGATCTTGAGGTCGGGGTGATCCTTCCTCGAGTATTCAGCTCGTCGAACGAGGGCGTCAACGATTTTGAGGTCGGGGCGATCTTTCCTCCGGGGTTCAGCTCGTCGAACGAGGGCGTCAACAATCTTTTCTTCGCTTGTAGTCGTACTGTCGTTCTATTAGAGCCCCTCTTCCGTCCCATCAACGTTTCTTTACGTTCTTTATTTATAGCCGCTTGTTTAGGGCGTACCACGAGGGTAATCCGGCCAATTCCCTCTGTTTAATGTGATGATCTGTCCTTTCTCTAGAACATTCATTTTCAACAGATTGGGCTTTGTTTGTAACGGGCTTTGACTTATAAATCGAAATCGGGCTGTTAACTCCTTTTGGGCCAGAATTGAGACTTGTCCAATTCTTCCCTCAACaattgtaaatgttttattttgataaaaaggtCGAATTACCGTgacttaaaagttaaaacagtTAACCAGTGTCTTTGCATATAAGAGGAAAATACGGAGCCACCAAAATAGTGCAAATGTCAACCGAAACTACCCACTTTTGTTATACAGACAGAAGAAAAATGGCGCGAAATTGAGGAGGCCTGTCTTTTTAATgtcctttttttgttctccacaaaaaaatcaaagtagtgaaaaacatataacagaaaataaaactttaatctATAATTAAAAATCCCATACAGTTGCATAACAATATCACAAGTTTACGCAACACATCAAATACACATCAATGGTCGCTCGGGTTCAATACTACAAAGTCTACAAAGCAAGGCCAGGCTTGAGGCCCAATGGTCCATCAACCGCCACAGGCTCATGCATCTCCCTCCATGATTTACgaaattataaatttacatttcactactttaaaatttaagtaATACTTGTAAGAAAAGTCATGTTTCTTTTCTGTCATAGACAATTTGGCTGAAAAAATCCAGCTTCTATCCCTCCGGCGTGAGTACAAGCCGATGCAGCCGGTTTATTCTGGTACGTTAATTTCACATCCTCAAGTCTAATTCCGGTACATGGTTTCTTAGAACTACAATCAAGTTTCACTCCAACTTCAGTTGCCGATGTTCCATGTATATCAACAAACAACACATCGCTAATTTTGATCCCCGAAACCTAAAATAATCGtgaaagaaattaattaatctcCAATGTAGAATATTTCATGTGCATATATACTTAAGATAATTTACCTGGCGAGGACAATCGTGATCAGGACAGTAGTTTTGGTCAATGATGATAGGGTTCTCGACATTGTTCATTACACAATGTTGGAAACGGATGTTTTTAGCGAACCCACTACTGGGCCTGGCCCATGATTTGATCCTTACTCCGTTATCAGTTCCCGTAAACGTCACCGTTTTCACTGTCACGTTTTGTACACCTGACTCCACGCTATCTTTTCCCAAACTACCAATGCTGCAAAGTGCAAAAGACCCCATCCAAAATATTAGATAAAATTTAGACTGACATATGAATGCATATTGTATATAAAGTGATTATTATCCAAAACAAgattaatttgtaaaaatattacCTGATGCCATGACCAGGGCCGCATGCGACATTTTCGATCCATAGTCCGTTAGTGCCGGGACCAATGGAGACACAATCGTCTCCGGTGGAGATTTTAGTATTGAATATAGAGACGGAGGAGGAAGACTGAACGTGGATACCGTCGGTGTTGGGGCTGTTTCCGGCAGCTAATACTTTGACTCCCTGAAGCTTTACGTTGTTACAACCGTTGATGACGACGTGGAACATTTGGCTGTTTAGTGACGTTAGCCCAGAGACCACGACGTTGCTTGAGCTCTGAAATCCTATTGTCTGTTGGTCACATGATAAGTTAGTAACCCAtctcatttattaattaaacGTAAAATCCATGGTTGGTCCATGTGAATTTGGAATGTGgtattatttttatgaaacGGATCAAAACTTCATAATCCAAAAAAGGGTGCCATTATAAAATTCTTTGTCTTGGACATTAATAAAGTAAATTAGCATTCACATTCATATTtggaatttaatttattttttcctattAATAAATGGTGAtgtctagaaaaaaaaaacttataatggCTGATGAAATTAAGGGTAAAATAGTAAACTTGCACGTACCGTTGCGCCACTGGGGCAATTCTTGCCGGACTTTTTACAATCCCATAAAGAAGCTCCTCGAGCGTCAAGAACTCCGCCGTATACGGTGATGCCGTCGAGATGCTGGAAGAAAATCCAATAGTCTTCATTTCCTATAACTCGATAATCAGCTGGAGCCACCAATGTACCGTCGATACGGAACGTAACGGGCTTGGGCTTGCATTTGGAACCATCGAAAGTAACGCTTCTTAACAAGAACCGGCCTTTGGGAACCACAATGGTAACAGGACGAGACGATGCACAAGCGGTTTGCCAAACCGCCATAAAAGCTTTGGTTGCGTCTGTCTTTCCGTCCGGCTTAGCTCCAAAAGACAATACATTGTAGGATTGagcagaacaagaagagatgaagaagaaaacgaagagg
It encodes the following:
- a CDS encoding Pectin lyase-like superfamily protein (Pectin lyase-like superfamily protein; FUNCTIONS IN: polygalacturonase activity; INVOLVED IN: carbohydrate metabolic process; LOCATED IN: endomembrane system; CONTAINS InterPro DOMAIN/s: Pectin lyase fold/virulence factor (InterPro:IPR011050), Glycoside hydrolase, family 28 (InterPro:IPR000743), Pectin lyase fold (InterPro:IPR012334), Parallel beta-helix repeat (InterPro:IPR006626); BEST Arabidopsis thaliana protein match is: Pectin lyase-like superfamily protein (TAIR:AT2G43870.1); Has 4137 Blast hits to 4117 proteins in 495 species: Archae - 10; Bacteria - 1220; Metazoa - 14; Fungi - 1275; Plants - 1494; Viruses - 0; Other Eukaryotes - 124 (source: NCBI BLink).); its protein translation is MVYNTSCLILPLALIILDFTLISSLAHPIPSTLNVLSYGAKPDGSKDSTKAFLAAWDVACASANPTTIIVPKGRFLVGNLVFHGNECKQAPISIRIAGSIVAPEDFRIIASSKHWIWFEDVTDVSIYGGILDAQGTSLWKCKNNGGHNCPTGAKSLVFSGSNNIKISGLTSINSQKFHIVIDNSNNVNIDGVKVSADENSPNTDGIHVESSHSVHITNSRIGTGDDCISIGPGSTNVFIQTIRCGPGHGISIGSLGRAEEEQGVDNVTVSNVDFMGTNNGVRIKTWGKDSNSFARNIVFQHINMKMVKNPIIIDQHYCLHKPCPKQESGVKVSNVRYEDIHGTSNTEVAVLLDCSKEKPCTGIVMDDVNLVSVHRPAQASCDNANGSANDVVPFTPCLKREIIIT
- a CDS encoding uncharacterized protein (unknown protein; FUNCTIONS IN: molecular_function unknown; INVOLVED IN: biological_process unknown; LOCATED IN: cellular_component unknown; Has 2 Blast hits to 2 proteins in 1 species: Archae - 0; Bacteria - 0; Metazoa - 0; Fungi - 0; Plants - 2; Viruses - 0; Other Eukaryotes - 0 (source: NCBI BLink).); translated protein: MGRKRGSNRTTVRLQAKKRLLTPSFDELNPGGKIAPTSKSLTPSFDELNTRGRITPTSRSPLPLLPVPRSSSSTRPPRLASGSNNLKILLTSPEIPFVVLV